From the Shewanella amazonensis SB2B genome, one window contains:
- a CDS encoding sulfite exporter TauE/SafE family protein, translated as MFPDLITLGLALLIIFSGALIQSLIGFGLAVVASPLLYLVEPELVPVPVILMGFSIALLTLLRERSALEFAGLQYALLGRIPGGILGASLLLMAPQSILGLAIAVIVALAMMLSLMKISAPINRLTLFIAGTVSGIFGTIAAIGGPPMAILLAGKDPNKFRAALSAFFIFSSLIALSILAFAGLVTVSQLQWSVILLPAVFCGYWVAGRLLGRVDKQKTRVATLVLCSISALVLAAKSLVVLLAS; from the coding sequence ATGTTTCCCGACCTCATCACCCTGGGCCTTGCCCTGCTGATTATTTTCAGCGGTGCCCTGATTCAAAGCCTGATTGGCTTTGGTCTTGCCGTGGTGGCCAGCCCGCTCTTGTATCTGGTTGAACCCGAACTGGTGCCCGTGCCCGTTATTCTGATGGGCTTCTCCATCGCCCTGCTCACTTTGCTCAGAGAGCGCAGCGCCCTGGAGTTTGCCGGTCTTCAGTATGCCCTGCTTGGACGCATTCCGGGGGGTATTCTGGGTGCAAGTCTGCTGCTCATGGCACCTCAATCCATATTGGGGCTCGCCATAGCCGTGATTGTGGCGCTGGCCATGATGCTGAGCCTGATGAAAATCAGCGCGCCCATTAATCGCCTGACCCTGTTTATCGCTGGCACTGTGTCCGGTATCTTTGGCACCATAGCCGCCATTGGCGGCCCACCAATGGCGATTCTGCTGGCCGGTAAAGACCCCAATAAATTCCGCGCGGCCCTGTCGGCATTTTTTATTTTCAGCTCATTGATAGCCTTGAGTATCCTGGCCTTTGCCGGTTTGGTAACTGTGTCGCAGCTCCAATGGTCAGTCATCCTGTTGCCCGCGGTATTTTGCGGTTATTGGGTAGCAGGTCGCCTCCTTGGGCGGGTCGATAAGCAAAAAACCAGAGTCGCGACTCTGGTTCTTTGCTCAATCAGTGCTTTGGTGCTGGCGGCCAAGTCACTGGTGGTTTTGCTGGCAAGTTAA
- the metB gene encoding cystathionine gamma-synthase, with the protein MTQRKAATIAVRQGIESDTQHGAVVPPIYLSTNYSFDGHKNPRKFDYSRSGNPTRCILGEALAELEQGATGIITCTGMAAITLVTSLLGPDDLLVVPHDCYGGSYRLFTNLAKKGAFKLAVVDQTDDAALAAVIAQKPRMVWLETPSNPLLRVVDIQAISDASHEVGALVVVDNTFLSPILQQPLLLGADIVIHSTTKYINGHSDVVGGAVIARDAELGETLHWWSNTLGLTGSAFDSYLTLRGIRTLAVRVREHQSNAQRIVDVLKNSPQVSKVYYPGLADHPGHDIAARQQKGFGAMLSFELVGGEKELVAFLDALQHFSVAESLGGVESLVAVPATMTHRAMVPEARAEAGIKDTLLRLSVGIEDAEDLVADIQAGLAAVAAC; encoded by the coding sequence ATGACACAGCGCAAAGCAGCCACCATCGCGGTGCGTCAGGGCATAGAGAGCGATACCCAGCATGGTGCCGTGGTTCCTCCCATTTATCTGTCGACCAATTACTCCTTCGATGGCCACAAGAATCCGCGCAAATTTGACTATAGCCGCTCGGGTAACCCGACCCGCTGTATTCTGGGCGAGGCGTTGGCCGAGCTGGAGCAGGGTGCGACCGGCATTATTACATGCACAGGTATGGCTGCCATCACGTTGGTGACCAGCCTGCTGGGACCGGACGATCTTCTGGTAGTACCCCACGATTGTTATGGCGGCAGCTATCGTCTCTTTACCAACCTCGCCAAAAAAGGTGCCTTTAAGCTGGCTGTGGTCGACCAGACAGATGATGCAGCGCTGGCGGCGGTAATTGCCCAAAAGCCACGCATGGTGTGGCTTGAAACCCCATCCAACCCGCTGCTGCGGGTAGTGGACATTCAGGCCATCTCTGACGCCAGTCATGAAGTTGGCGCTCTGGTGGTAGTGGACAACACCTTCCTGTCGCCCATCTTGCAGCAGCCACTGCTTTTGGGGGCCGACATAGTGATCCACTCCACCACCAAATACATTAACGGTCACAGCGATGTGGTCGGCGGCGCCGTGATTGCCAGGGATGCCGAGCTCGGTGAAACCCTGCACTGGTGGTCCAATACTCTGGGACTGACCGGCAGCGCCTTTGACAGCTATCTTACCCTTCGTGGTATCCGTACCCTGGCTGTGCGGGTACGTGAGCATCAATCCAATGCGCAGCGCATAGTGGACGTGCTGAAGAACAGCCCCCAGGTGAGCAAGGTGTATTACCCCGGTCTTGCAGACCACCCAGGCCATGACATAGCCGCACGGCAACAAAAAGGCTTTGGCGCTATGCTGAGTTTTGAACTGGTGGGCGGTGAAAAAGAACTGGTGGCTTTCCTCGACGCATTACAGCACTTCAGTGTGGCCGAAAGCCTGGGAGGTGTTGAGTCGCTGGTTGCCGTGCCCGCTACCATGACCCACAGAGCCATGGTGCCAGAAGCCCGCGCCGAGGCCGGAATTAAAGACACCCTGCTGCGACTGTCGGTGGGGATTGAAGATGCAGAAGATTTAGTGGCCGATATCCAAGCCGGCCTGGCTGCCGTGGCAGCCTGTTGA
- the metF gene encoding methylenetetrahydrofolate reductase — protein MAFHHAQHANSLNQNLAEVGDINVSFEFFPPSTPEMEKILWNSIRRLEPLNPKFVSVTYGANSGVRDRTHGVIERIQQETQLVAAPHLTLVDASDEELLALAKNYWHQGIRNIVALRGDLPAGSPKPTRFAADLVRLLKSVADFDISVAAYPEVHPEAANAQADLVNLKRKIDAGANRAITQFFFDVESYLRFRDRCVAAGIDVEIVPGILPVTNFTQLKRFAAMTNVSIPGWLHRQFEGLENDAATRQLVGANVAIDMVKVLAREGVKDFHFYTLNRAELSYAICHTLGVRPKQD, from the coding sequence ATGGCATTTCATCACGCACAACACGCAAACTCACTGAACCAGAATCTGGCTGAGGTTGGCGATATCAATGTGTCATTTGAATTTTTTCCGCCCTCAACTCCTGAGATGGAAAAGATCCTGTGGAACTCCATCCGCCGCCTCGAGCCGCTGAATCCCAAGTTTGTGTCTGTAACCTACGGTGCCAACTCGGGTGTCCGTGACCGCACCCACGGTGTGATTGAGCGTATCCAGCAAGAAACCCAACTGGTTGCCGCCCCGCACCTTACGCTGGTGGATGCCAGCGATGAAGAGTTGTTGGCCCTGGCCAAAAATTACTGGCATCAGGGCATTCGCAATATTGTTGCATTGCGTGGTGACTTGCCTGCCGGCAGCCCCAAGCCAACCCGCTTTGCCGCCGATCTGGTGCGTTTGCTGAAGAGTGTGGCCGACTTTGATATATCGGTGGCAGCCTATCCGGAGGTGCATCCGGAAGCTGCCAATGCCCAGGCGGATTTGGTTAATCTCAAGCGCAAAATCGATGCCGGTGCCAACCGTGCCATCACCCAGTTTTTCTTCGACGTAGAATCCTATTTGCGCTTCCGTGACCGTTGTGTGGCCGCAGGTATTGATGTGGAAATCGTACCGGGCATTCTGCCTGTGACCAACTTTACCCAGCTCAAGCGTTTTGCAGCTATGACCAACGTGAGTATTCCCGGTTGGTTGCATCGCCAGTTTGAGGGCCTGGAAAATGACGCAGCTACCCGTCAGTTGGTGGGGGCCAACGTGGCCATCGATATGGTGAAGGTATTGGCCCGTGAAGGCGTGAAAGACTTCCACTTTTACACCCTGAACCGTGCCGAGCTGAGCTACGCCATTTGCCATACCTTGGGGGTACGTCCGAAGCAGGACTGA
- a CDS encoding flavohemoglobin expression-modulating QEGLA motif protein produces MNDAKLRYCEHLRRFSDQLIHLQAPIKILDAIKWPRELEQQFFDAGARQLPQVDKAFYDNLPLPFDSLATQKALKSLKQDIQKTLGKDDALGKLLVANVDQYRLVIDMLGHRGTPQFGKLSKALYGSASNKLHGDRHTLRQLGDRLSYIFSLPAAAHMNKQHPKEIDAASAVEHLGSRLGRYFHSDEMRVRLSDGIVSDAAVGGDTVKINSKAMFSKADLNVYEVHEGWVHVGTTLNGRAQPHATWLSVGSPRVAAAQEGLAVLLEMLTLSSTPGRARRISDRVAAVDMAENGADFIEVYRYFRDQNLSKKDSYRVTQRVFRGGMVAGGSCFTKDISYVRGYVENVNFIRSAIASGIPELIPMLFLGKLAIEDIPTLYLAYREGILAGPRYLPPMFDDYSGLYAWFGFATGLGNINLKGVQRHFQRQFRIIPNVEPMFPSVEDTEFDAPAD; encoded by the coding sequence ATGAACGATGCAAAACTCAGGTACTGTGAACACCTGCGACGCTTTTCCGACCAACTGATCCATCTGCAAGCACCCATCAAGATCCTGGATGCCATTAAGTGGCCCAGGGAGCTTGAACAGCAATTTTTCGATGCCGGAGCCAGACAATTACCGCAGGTAGACAAAGCCTTTTACGACAATCTTCCCCTGCCATTTGACTCCCTCGCCACCCAGAAAGCACTGAAGTCCCTTAAGCAGGACATCCAAAAGACGCTGGGCAAGGACGATGCTTTAGGTAAGCTTCTGGTCGCCAACGTTGACCAATACCGTCTGGTTATCGATATGCTGGGCCACAGGGGAACCCCCCAATTTGGCAAGCTGAGCAAGGCGCTCTACGGCAGCGCCAGCAACAAACTCCACGGCGACAGGCATACCCTCAGGCAGTTGGGTGACCGCCTGAGTTATATCTTCTCACTGCCCGCAGCCGCGCACATGAACAAGCAGCATCCCAAAGAAATTGATGCAGCCAGCGCGGTTGAACACCTGGGGAGCCGTCTGGGCCGTTACTTCCACAGTGATGAAATGCGGGTGCGCCTAAGCGACGGCATTGTGTCTGATGCTGCCGTTGGGGGCGACACAGTTAAAATCAACTCCAAAGCCATGTTCAGCAAGGCCGACCTCAATGTGTATGAAGTCCACGAAGGCTGGGTACACGTTGGCACAACACTGAATGGCCGGGCACAGCCCCACGCCACCTGGCTGAGCGTAGGCTCCCCCAGGGTAGCGGCGGCGCAGGAAGGGCTGGCCGTACTGCTGGAAATGCTCACCCTCAGTTCCACTCCCGGGCGCGCAAGGCGTATCAGCGATCGGGTGGCAGCGGTGGATATGGCCGAAAACGGCGCCGACTTTATTGAAGTCTATCGCTATTTCCGCGACCAAAATCTAAGTAAAAAAGACAGTTACCGCGTGACACAGCGGGTGTTCCGTGGCGGCATGGTGGCAGGCGGCAGCTGTTTCACCAAGGATATTTCCTATGTCCGCGGCTACGTGGAAAACGTGAACTTTATCCGCAGCGCCATTGCCTCGGGGATCCCGGAACTTATCCCCATGCTGTTCCTTGGCAAGCTCGCTATTGAGGATATTCCTACTCTGTATCTTGCCTACCGCGAGGGCATACTTGCAGGGCCAAGATACTTGCCACCCATGTTTGATGATTACAGTGGCCTTTATGCCTGGTTTGGCTTCGCTACCGGACTTGGCAATATCAACCTTAAAGGGGTGCAGCGCCATTTTCAGCGCCAGTTCCGCATCATCCCCAACGTGGAACCCATGTTCCCCTCGGTGGAAGATACCGAATTCGACGCCCCGGCCGACTAA
- a CDS encoding alanine/glycine:cation symporter family protein yields the protein MEAVTELVKSLNSLVWGIPMLVMILGVGLYLSLGLKLLPILKLGKGFRLLWSGRTPGQGKEVKGDVSPFNALMTSLSATIGTGNIAGVATAIFVGGPGALFWMWCTALVGMATKYSEAVLAVRYREVDEKGNYIGGPMYYIKNGLGSKWTWLGTAFALFGSFAGFGIGNTVQANSVASALTSNFGVPAWVSGVVMMVLVGLVLMGGIKRIAIVAGKLVPLMTIFYITAGIAVLVVYASEIPAALSLIISSAFSPVAAQGGFAGAAVMVAIQMGVARGVFSNEAGLGSAPIAHAAAQTKSPVTQGLVGMLGTFIDTIIVCSITGLAIVVSGAWTSGENGAALTSYAFSHALPIGDYIVAVALAIFAFTTILGWSVYSEKCVQYLLGVKAVMPFRLIWTLVVPLGAMGSLDFVWLLADTLNAMMAIPNLIALALLSPVVFKLTREFFSSRDEASTKSVEAE from the coding sequence ATGGAAGCTGTAACTGAATTAGTAAAGTCGCTGAATAGTCTGGTGTGGGGTATTCCCATGCTGGTCATGATCCTCGGCGTCGGCCTGTACCTGTCCCTTGGACTCAAGCTGTTACCCATCCTTAAGCTTGGCAAGGGCTTCAGATTGCTGTGGTCGGGCAGAACGCCCGGTCAGGGCAAAGAGGTGAAAGGCGATGTCAGTCCTTTCAACGCCTTGATGACCTCGCTCTCGGCCACCATAGGTACGGGTAACATCGCCGGTGTGGCCACCGCCATTTTTGTGGGTGGCCCAGGCGCACTGTTCTGGATGTGGTGTACCGCTCTGGTGGGTATGGCCACCAAATATTCTGAGGCCGTGCTGGCGGTGCGATATCGCGAAGTAGATGAAAAGGGTAACTATATCGGTGGCCCCATGTACTACATCAAGAATGGTCTTGGCAGTAAATGGACCTGGCTTGGCACTGCGTTTGCGCTGTTTGGCTCCTTTGCCGGTTTCGGAATTGGCAACACAGTGCAGGCCAACTCTGTGGCTTCGGCGCTGACCAGTAACTTCGGTGTGCCTGCCTGGGTGTCGGGTGTGGTGATGATGGTGCTGGTGGGGCTGGTGCTGATGGGCGGTATCAAGCGTATTGCCATCGTGGCCGGTAAGCTGGTTCCCCTGATGACCATATTTTATATTACCGCCGGTATTGCCGTGTTGGTGGTGTATGCCAGTGAAATCCCTGCCGCTTTGAGCCTGATTATCTCCAGCGCTTTCAGTCCTGTAGCAGCTCAGGGTGGCTTTGCCGGCGCTGCCGTGATGGTGGCTATCCAGATGGGGGTTGCCCGCGGCGTATTCTCCAACGAGGCGGGTCTTGGCAGTGCGCCCATTGCCCACGCGGCTGCGCAAACCAAGAGTCCTGTGACTCAGGGACTGGTGGGCATGCTGGGGACCTTTATCGATACCATCATAGTGTGCAGCATTACGGGTCTTGCCATCGTGGTGTCCGGCGCCTGGACCTCAGGCGAAAATGGCGCGGCGCTCACCTCTTACGCCTTCTCCCACGCCTTGCCTATTGGTGACTATATTGTTGCCGTTGCGCTGGCGATTTTCGCCTTTACCACCATCCTTGGCTGGAGTGTGTACAGCGAAAAATGCGTCCAGTATCTTTTGGGGGTGAAGGCGGTGATGCCGTTTCGTCTGATTTGGACTCTGGTGGTGCCATTGGGGGCCATGGGGTCGTTGGACTTTGTCTGGCTTCTGGCCGATACCCTCAATGCCATGATGGCCATCCCCAACCTGATTGCCCTGGCTCTGCTTAGCCCTGTGGTATTCAAGTTGACCCGCGAGTTTTTCTCCAGCCGCGATGAGGCCAGTACCAAGTCTGTAGAAGCGGAGTAA
- a CDS encoding cysteine-rich CWC family protein: protein MTNPKQCPLCQANNDCAVQIGKSIDACWCVGAQFPRQLPQDRTSCLCQRCAERLAKADKLDIKQVK from the coding sequence ATGACTAACCCCAAGCAGTGCCCGCTTTGCCAGGCTAACAATGATTGCGCCGTACAAATCGGTAAATCCATTGACGCTTGCTGGTGTGTGGGCGCCCAATTTCCCCGACAATTGCCCCAAGACAGGACCTCATGTCTGTGCCAGCGCTGCGCAGAGAGACTTGCCAAAGCAGATAAATTGGACATAAAACAGGTGAAGTAG
- the metJ gene encoding met regulon transcriptional regulator MetJ: protein MTEWNGDYISPYAEHGKKNEQVKKITVSIPLKVLKILTDERTRRQVNNLRHATNSELLCEAFLHAYTGQPLPNDDDLSKDKPDSIPSEAKKLMDEMGIEWEDME from the coding sequence ATGACTGAGTGGAATGGCGATTACATCAGCCCCTATGCTGAGCACGGCAAAAAGAATGAGCAAGTGAAAAAGATCACCGTGTCTATTCCTTTAAAAGTGTTGAAGATCCTCACTGACGAGCGTACCCGTCGCCAGGTGAACAACCTTCGTCACGCCACCAACAGTGAACTGCTGTGTGAAGCCTTTTTGCATGCTTACACCGGCCAGCCACTGCCAAACGACGATGATCTGTCCAAGGACAAACCCGACTCCATCCCATCAGAGGCGAAAAAACTGATGGATGAGATGGGCATCGAATGGGAAGACATGGAATAA
- a CDS encoding SRPBCC family protein → MLKKFLIVILLLLAAPFMVALFIKSDYEVSVSRTIDRPLDEVFGYLRLLKHQDEFSVWAKMDPNMQQHFTGIDGEPGFVSAWESSNPDVGKGEQEIIAIVPGKRIDYALRFIEPFTSNDSAYLITEPIEDGSTLVTWGFVGHMSYPMNLLIPLMDVESLILKDLDTGLANLKQILERQATPQPE, encoded by the coding sequence ATGCTGAAAAAATTCCTTATCGTGATTTTATTGCTGTTAGCCGCCCCCTTTATGGTGGCCCTGTTTATTAAGTCGGATTATGAGGTCAGTGTCAGTCGCACCATCGACCGTCCGCTTGATGAAGTCTTTGGCTACCTCAGATTGCTGAAGCATCAGGATGAATTCAGTGTCTGGGCCAAGATGGATCCCAACATGCAGCAGCATTTTACCGGCATAGATGGAGAGCCCGGTTTTGTCAGTGCCTGGGAGAGCAGCAATCCCGATGTGGGTAAAGGCGAGCAGGAAATTATCGCCATAGTGCCCGGTAAGCGAATTGATTACGCGCTTCGTTTTATCGAACCCTTTACGTCCAACGACAGCGCTTATCTCATCACTGAGCCCATTGAAGACGGCAGCACCCTGGTGACCTGGGGTTTTGTGGGCCATATGTCGTATCCCATGAACCTGCTTATTCCCCTGATGGATGTTGAGTCCTTAATCCTGAAAGACCTGGATACCGGTCTTGCCAATTTGAAACAAATACTGGAGCGGCAGGCGACGCCCCAGCCTGAATGA
- a CDS encoding conjugal transfer protein TraF: MKMKLIAASLGLILCPYSFAAQDVFEARSDALGGTGVASASLEAAPWMNPALLSLPGYTEGDFGLLIPVLGAEVSDQDNMTDKFDTLEDNYDGLDGAIDRGDVDAIDSFRQALLGDLRGLDGNTAYASAGIGFSFAMPTKGISWGIYYRSYLDGIALADISDADIQLLEALDPQAPPALDDLTSQGRVIAGASSELALSVSLPLSIVNMPVTVGLTPKLQRLDSFNYAVSANNFDAGDFDSDDYRNDDTGFNLDAGIAMMPMDGLTLGLVGRNLIERELDTVESEGVSAIYRAGPMVTFGAAFQSGNWQLSTDLDLMDNEKFVGLEGTKYWRLGAEWHALDWLSLRLGYRQDLNDMTADIYSFGTGFQIGSGFKLDLAGMWGDKDTVGAVLQSSYHF, encoded by the coding sequence ATGAAGATGAAACTCATCGCCGCCTCGTTGGGGCTGATACTCTGTCCGTACAGCTTTGCTGCCCAGGATGTGTTTGAAGCCAGAAGTGACGCCCTGGGCGGCACGGGTGTGGCGTCGGCCAGTTTGGAGGCGGCTCCCTGGATGAACCCGGCGCTCCTGTCTTTACCCGGTTATACCGAAGGAGACTTTGGACTGCTTATTCCTGTGCTTGGTGCAGAGGTCTCTGATCAGGACAATATGACCGACAAGTTCGACACCCTCGAAGATAATTACGACGGCCTGGACGGCGCAATCGACAGAGGGGATGTGGATGCCATCGATAGCTTTCGTCAGGCCTTGCTTGGTGATTTACGTGGGCTGGATGGCAATACCGCGTACGCCTCTGCAGGCATAGGGTTCAGCTTTGCCATGCCCACCAAAGGAATCAGCTGGGGTATTTATTACCGCAGTTACCTCGATGGTATTGCCTTGGCGGACATCAGCGATGCGGACATCCAGCTTCTGGAAGCCCTCGACCCACAGGCTCCGCCGGCGCTGGACGATTTAACCTCCCAGGGGCGGGTGATTGCCGGCGCTTCATCTGAGTTGGCGCTTTCGGTCAGCTTGCCGTTATCCATAGTCAATATGCCCGTTACCGTGGGGTTGACTCCCAAACTGCAGCGGCTCGACAGCTTTAATTATGCGGTCAGTGCCAACAATTTCGATGCCGGTGATTTCGACAGCGACGATTATCGCAACGATGATACGGGCTTTAACCTGGATGCCGGTATTGCCATGATGCCCATGGACGGATTGACACTGGGGCTGGTGGGCCGGAATTTGATTGAGCGTGAGCTGGATACCGTAGAGTCAGAAGGGGTCAGTGCCATTTATCGGGCAGGTCCCATGGTCACTTTTGGCGCCGCGTTTCAAAGTGGCAATTGGCAGCTGAGTACTGACCTGGATTTAATGGATAACGAGAAGTTTGTTGGTCTTGAGGGTACCAAATATTGGCGCTTGGGAGCCGAATGGCATGCGCTGGATTGGTTGTCACTGCGGTTGGGTTACCGACAGGATCTCAATGACATGACCGCCGATATCTATTCTTTCGGTACCGGTTTTCAGATAGGTTCAGGATTCAAGCTGGATTTGGCCGGTATGTGGGGAGATAAAGACACAGTGGGTGCCGTGCTGCAAAGCTCCTATCACTTTTAA
- a CDS encoding bifunctional aspartate kinase/homoserine dehydrogenase II: MARCHLHKFGGSSLADADCYRRVAHILLTQGHSDDLVVVSAAGKTTNFLYKLLSLRDAGELWQEELQVLISYQQNLIEQLLSAEQARYLRERLSTDKAQLVSLLSLATLNDYQTSHVVSFGERWSARLMAALLRESGVAASHVDACSILVADEGAVPNIREQESREKVAAMLAEHENERIVITGFICANPAGETLLLGRNGSDFSATLIASLADIERVTIWTDVEGVFNADPNKINDAKLLKSMSLAEADRLARLGSPVLHSRTLQPLFNTQVSMAVRSSYAPHTDFTLVAPTSSQASAPVVTNLSEVALFSLTTQADTDALLATLSASGLTPLASWQGSRGGLELAYTPENLKQVSAFLKANAEAYGLGDVSISNDFGLVALVSADAVLYRKSFARLLSREAKPLYHDTLSLVTLVPKAQVNLLTQKVHRRCAGPRKRIGVILLGVGNIGEAWVSLFRRAQSSLCRELEARIELVGLVSSSRAYINNAGVHLENWKTEFEEYATDWQYGQLFEALSTLNCDELVALDISASASLTLQYPEFFARGIHVVSANKLAGSGPLPFYRDLKQQLGNRRLYWRYNASCGAGLPVQHALNDLHNSGDSVEAVGGIFSGTLCWLFEHYDGQRPFSDLVIEARGLGITEPDPRDDLSGRDMQRKLLILAREIGLDLELDDIQVESPVPPHLAELTLDEFLARIDELDAPMADALAAAAAEGKVLRYIAALDRAGGQLMARVGLQWVDKAHPYANLTPGDNVFVIRSTFYQGNPLIIRGPGAGREVTAAAVQSDLVQICRDLLQD; the protein is encoded by the coding sequence ATGGCGCGTTGTCATTTGCATAAGTTTGGTGGCTCCAGTTTGGCGGATGCCGATTGCTACCGCCGCGTGGCCCATATCCTGTTGACCCAGGGCCACAGCGACGATCTGGTGGTGGTATCAGCCGCCGGTAAAACCACCAACTTTTTGTATAAGCTGCTTTCGCTGCGTGATGCCGGTGAGTTGTGGCAGGAAGAGTTACAGGTACTGATTAGCTATCAGCAAAACCTGATTGAACAGTTACTCAGTGCCGAGCAGGCTCGCTATCTGCGTGAGCGTCTGTCGACCGACAAGGCTCAGCTGGTCAGTCTCCTGTCATTGGCGACTCTGAACGATTATCAGACCAGCCATGTGGTGAGCTTTGGTGAGCGTTGGTCCGCCAGGTTGATGGCGGCACTCTTGCGTGAATCCGGCGTGGCGGCAAGCCACGTGGATGCCTGCAGCATACTGGTGGCAGATGAAGGCGCCGTGCCCAATATTCGCGAGCAGGAGTCCCGCGAAAAAGTAGCTGCCATGCTGGCCGAACATGAAAACGAACGCATTGTTATCACGGGCTTTATCTGCGCCAATCCGGCCGGTGAAACCCTGTTGCTTGGGCGTAACGGCTCTGACTTTTCCGCGACCCTGATAGCCAGTCTGGCAGATATCGAACGGGTCACCATCTGGACTGATGTGGAAGGGGTGTTCAACGCCGACCCGAATAAGATAAACGATGCCAAGCTGCTCAAGAGCATGTCACTGGCGGAGGCCGACCGCCTGGCGCGTTTGGGTTCTCCTGTGTTACACAGCCGCACTTTGCAGCCCCTGTTCAACACCCAGGTGAGCATGGCAGTGCGCTCAAGCTACGCGCCTCATACCGATTTTACTCTGGTTGCTCCAACCAGCTCTCAGGCCAGTGCCCCGGTTGTCACCAATCTGAGCGAAGTGGCGCTCTTTAGCCTCACCACCCAGGCAGACACCGATGCCCTGTTGGCAACATTGTCTGCCTCTGGCTTAACGCCGTTGGCAAGCTGGCAGGGTTCCAGGGGTGGGCTGGAACTGGCCTATACTCCGGAAAATCTTAAGCAGGTCAGCGCCTTTTTAAAGGCGAACGCCGAGGCATATGGTCTGGGCGATGTTTCCATCAGCAACGATTTTGGTTTGGTGGCACTGGTGAGCGCCGATGCGGTACTGTACCGCAAGAGTTTTGCCCGCCTGCTCAGTCGCGAGGCCAAGCCTTTGTATCATGATACCCTGAGCCTGGTGACTCTGGTGCCAAAGGCGCAGGTGAACCTGCTTACGCAAAAGGTGCACCGCCGCTGCGCCGGGCCACGCAAGCGTATTGGCGTCATTCTCCTTGGTGTTGGCAACATCGGCGAAGCCTGGGTAAGCCTGTTTCGCCGGGCCCAAAGCAGTCTGTGCCGTGAGCTGGAGGCGCGGATTGAACTCGTGGGGCTGGTCAGCTCTTCCCGCGCCTACATCAACAATGCCGGTGTGCACCTGGAGAACTGGAAAACCGAATTTGAGGAGTACGCCACCGACTGGCAGTACGGGCAGTTGTTCGAAGCCTTATCGACACTGAATTGCGATGAGCTGGTTGCGCTGGACATCAGTGCCAGTGCCAGCCTGACCTTGCAGTACCCGGAGTTTTTTGCCCGTGGTATTCATGTGGTGAGCGCAAATAAGCTGGCCGGTTCTGGTCCCTTGCCCTTTTATCGCGATCTCAAGCAGCAGTTGGGTAACCGTCGTCTCTATTGGCGCTACAACGCCAGCTGCGGTGCCGGTTTGCCGGTGCAGCATGCGCTTAACGATTTGCACAACAGTGGCGACAGCGTAGAAGCCGTGGGCGGGATATTTTCCGGTACTCTCTGTTGGCTTTTTGAACACTATGACGGTCAGCGTCCTTTCTCTGATTTGGTCATTGAGGCCCGCGGCCTGGGTATCACTGAGCCGGACCCGAGGGACGATCTTTCCGGTCGTGATATGCAGCGCAAGCTGCTCATCCTTGCGCGGGAAATTGGCCTGGATCTGGAGCTGGATGATATTCAGGTCGAGTCTCCTGTACCGCCGCATCTGGCGGAGCTGACGCTGGATGAGTTTCTTGCCCGCATTGATGAACTCGATGCCCCCATGGCGGATGCCTTGGCGGCTGCCGCAGCCGAGGGCAAGGTGCTGCGTTATATCGCTGCGCTGGACAGAGCCGGTGGTCAGTTAATGGCACGGGTAGGGTTGCAGTGGGTCGACAAAGCCCACCCTTATGCCAATCTCACCCCGGGCGACAATGTGTTTGTCATTCGCAGTACCTTTTACCAGGGTAATCCTTTGATTATCAGGGGGCCCGGTGCCGGTCGTGAGGTAACAGCCGCGGCTGTTCAGTCAGATCTGGTGCAGATCTGTCGGGATCTCTTGCAGGATTGA